Below is a genomic region from Neomonachus schauinslandi chromosome 2, ASM220157v2, whole genome shotgun sequence.
GAGAGTTCCATTATAAGTTTTGCCCTATTTCCTTAATGTATAGGCACATTACAATCACATGGTTATTTCCAGCTTTTTTGCTCATTAGCATTCCCAGCCACCCTCAACCCATAGCCTGTTAATTCATATATTGGTGGACAACATTTGAAATGCAAACACTATTTTCGCTTTCATTCTCATCCAGATTTGCTCTCTTAGGGCCGTTGTGATAGTTTCTCTTCCAGTTGGTGTACCTTGGGGTATGCAAACAATATTTAATGCCTGTTTCAATCAGTGTTTGGTTTCTCAACAGCGATGATGGTACCATTATCATGCTAAGATTTGAACCAAATGACAGTTGGTACAGATGTGTTTCCGGCTAGCCATTCCTTCCAGGAAGCCCCAAGATTTTTTGTATACAATGTACTGAAAACCTCATTTATCTCAAAAGTAGTTCCACTGCAGAATATATGGGTGAGCCATTTTGTGGGACTCCACCCGTGACCCCTAGAGACATTACATAAGCACGGCATAGATGCCTTCAATGTGCAAAATGAAGGTCTGTGTGTAAATGGATACAGTGGGTCACCGTGTTAACAGTATTAAAAGATCAAATCTACTCCCAGATTCGTTTTGGACTAAAAAGACAAGATATTAAAATCACTAGctttaaaagatcatttattattcttaagtatttacaACTCATGGGTTAAagtatttatcaatttattacCAATAGGTTATTTGTTGGGATTTTGCTTGAAAGGGGCTTCACCTGTTATCTTGTACCGCTTTTATTTCTTATGGAAGAGAATTCCAAGTTATCTTTCTAACTTTTTAACATTCTTCTTTCTAGACATTTTGAACTAGCCACTTGGCTCTCTTAGGAGATTTTAAGAATAGCCTCATTAATAGGCTTTCTAGTTTCCTATCTCTGAAAAGAAGGCCCCACTTACTTTCTTAGCTACTGCCACATAAGAGTTCCTAAATAACCTAGTGTGAAAAGCACAGTCCAATACAAACAGACACTGAGTGACCTCCAATGTGTATCATAGCATTCCAATGGAAAGCTATAAATGCCTAACAGTGATTCAATAATGAAGactgtggaatctaagaaacacaATAATGGGAACATGGAGGCATAGCAAGGATTACTTATGAAGAAAGTATCAAGGAGACCTGATATTTccacttaaataaacaaaaaaccctgtCAGGCTACATAGTCCCTTTATACACTACTATTGTTAGACCCCAAATAAAAAGATCTTAGAGATTTAAGAAAATCACTATAAATTACTCTATAACTTATGTTTTGCATGGTTTTAAAACATTCACAATGCtctatttatttaatcttatatgaaaatataaaaaaataaatattgccaTGCATATCttgctgacattttaaaaactacaaataaataaCTTGAAATGCTATCTAGAGAAATTGCTCCTGTATACTTACTAATTATGGAGGACTCAAGCAAgtctatttttataaagcatcCTTAAACTGAAAAAGCTACAAAACAAGCCTCATTTTTAATGCCCTTAAATGATCCAAATgtaatgctaagggaaagaaaataatacaagcCAAAACTGGAGTGCAAACACCTTCTTTGCTGCAGGTTTTAATGGAAAAGGTTTGTGGACTAATGGGATTCCTTCCCAAGGGCATGCTGGAAACAtggaaaatgacaaaagaaactGGGAATCCTTCCTCGGGCAACTTCTTATCCTATTTTAGTTTCCTGAAACATCCCTGGTTAAGACTCTTGTGATTAAAAAGACAAGCATTTATAAAAGTCCATCAGGTTCCTCATTAAAGCTGAAGTCACACACTAGAGATAGGTGGTCTGAAGGATAATTAAAAGATGGTAGCCGGTTGGGtccaatctgttcttcagtgagcaaATCAAGAGCTGCCCTCACACTCAGAGCACGTTTAGAGTACCAGATATAATCCAGTGTGTGCCGGCATTCCCCTGACGTCCGGATCTTCCAGGTCGTATATGGGGGTTCTGACTGCCCATCAGGGCTCAGCAGCTTGTACGCACTGTTCAGGTTGAGGCTGGAGGAAGCGAAGTGTTTGTAGACCTCCTCTGTTGGCTCTGCATTGAAGTCCCCACAAACAATAAGGGGAATCTTGGCTCCTTGAGTGATGTTCTGCAGGTTCTGGAGGAGGTCACAGCCTTGAGCTGAGCGAAATCGTTCCCAACCAGTACGTGCTTTTAAGTGGGTGACAGCAATACAGAACTGTCGACTGGACTCCTTGCATTCTAGAGTTTGTGCAATGGCCACCTGATTGGTTTTCAATGTCATGGCTGTCAGCCTAATATTGGCACTGTTGACTAGCTTGAATCGGTTCTGGAGGAAAAACAAGGCACAGCCATCTGGTCCATTGTTGTGTTCTACATCTAGACAAGGTGACCAGGGCTTTGGGAAAAACGTGCCTTGATAGCCCAATCTACTGAGGAGTGGTTGGAAGGTGTCAAAATAGTGGTCCACCTCTTGGAGGCACAATATATCGGGCTGGTAGGCTAGGATTTCTTCTAGGATGagacatttcctttcttcccacttGAGTGCTTCTACAGGGCATTGTACAAAgttgtcttttccttctccaagagctgaaataaaaaagCCAGTCAGTTGTCACAGGTACTTAGAAGTCATGGTTCTATAGTAGCTAAGTACCTGGAAGTCTCCTTCAGTTTAACACTACTCAAGACCCTCAGAATGCTTTCTCTACTTCAGATACTTTGGGTGATTCTTCTGTCTAAATTTTATTAACCAaccaaactggggcgcctgggtggctcagtcagttaagcgtccgactcttgattttggctgagatcatggtctcagggtcgtgagactgagccctgcattgggctctgctcttgagggtggagcctgcttcagattttctctccctctacccctcccctgcttatgtgtgtacacgtacacacacgcgcgctctctctctctccatccaaaaaaccctaaaatcaaaacaaaacctacCAACCTAAATAACCTCTTAATATCGAGATAAGGcaagcaatttattttctttcatattaaaaCTGTTTCGTGTGACTATATTCTAGGACaaaaaatcttttgatttttaagtttgAGCCTTAAACAGTGTTCTTTACAATTCCTGGGGTAGAAACTATGtcagatgaaataaatatatttaactttatatgcaaactttctttttaaagattttactttatttgagaGGGTGAGGGAgcgagagatcacgagcagggggaggggtagagggagaagcagacttgctgctgagcagggagcccgatgcgggtctcaatcccaacaccctgggatcatgatctgagccaaaagcagccactcaaccgactgagccgcccaggcacccatatgctaacttttttaaaaaaagactatttttaagtaatgtctacaagtaatgtcatatgctctactgactgagccagccaggcgccccatctataCACTAATTTTAACCCTATAATGAGCCATATGAAGTGATATGGAACCTATCTTAAATAGGCAGCTTTTCCTACTTATGGATGAACACctaggggaaagaaaaacaaatccaaaattgAAAATCAGGGTATATGCCCTTCTTTAAAAAgctgcctttgtttctttttcttatgatttcaACTGCTACATTGAAAGGCAACACTACAGAGAGTTCAATGATACATCTTTTTAATTCAGCAGGCCTAGGAAACGTGTCCTTTCTACCATAACAAAGTAACATCTTAATCAACAGAGAACTAAAGCAATATCCCTTTGACCTCAAGTTATACAGACGCATATGGGTGGGAATCTGGCCTCAAGAAGACCCAGACTCACCGCCACCCACAGAGCTCCCATTCCTTGCAGAAAGTTCGACCTGTTACCCATTCAGCAGATTGTTTCTCCCTTACAAATGCTATCTTAGCGCTGTGGACTGGGAGTTGGAGGCAACAGAAAGTTTGAGGCTGATAAAAGACAgggtcctgggcacctgggtggctcaagtcgttaagcgtctgccttcggctcaggtcatgatcccagggtcctgggatcgagccccgcatcgggctccctgctcggcaggaagcctgcttctccctctcccgctcccgctgcttgtgttccctctctcgctgtgtctctctctgtcaaataaataaaatcttaaaaaaaaaaaaagacagggtcCTTTAAACATGGAAGGTAAGGTATAAATCTTGAGTgctggatttattcctggaaacCGGACGGCCTTCTTTCTTACCTTCCCCTTCTGGGAGCTCCTCGTGCTGCCCTAAGTCCCTTCATCCTCCTACATCTCTATCTGCCCACACCTCCTCCCTCCACATAACACATCAGTGCTCCAGGCAGTCATAGCAAACTTCACAGCTCAGGTACAAAAGCATCAGGCATACCTTGGGCGAGGATGTTCCATTGCATGACCCGAATAGGTGGGTGGCTACTGGGGCAATCTGTCCTCAGATCCACAAAATCCCTCTGGAACCGGGGAGGTCGAGTGTGCAGGACAGCCCTGCATTCCTCGAGGAG
It encodes:
- the NOCT gene encoding nocturnin — encoded protein: MYQSPRRLCSALLQRDASGLRRLPTPGLRRQSPPPAAAPRPASPRLLAAASAASGAARSCSRTVCSMGNGTSRLYSALAKALNSSAASQHPEYLVSPDPEHLEPIDPKELLEECRAVLHTRPPRFQRDFVDLRTDCPSSHPPIRVMQWNILAQALGEGKDNFVQCPVEALKWEERKCLILEEILAYQPDILCLQEVDHYFDTFQPLLSRLGYQGTFFPKPWSPCLDVEHNNGPDGCALFFLQNRFKLVNSANIRLTAMTLKTNQVAIAQTLECKESSRQFCIAVTHLKARTGWERFRSAQGCDLLQNLQNITQGAKIPLIVCGDFNAEPTEEVYKHFASSSLNLNSAYKLLSPDGQSEPPYTTWKIRTSGECRHTLDYIWYSKRALSVRAALDLLTEEQIGPNRLPSFNYPSDHLSLVCDFSFNEEPDGLL